Within the Armatimonadota bacterium genome, the region TCGCGGATGTTCTGGCCGAGGCGCGAGGTGATGCTGCTGCCTCCGCCGAGGATGCGGTTCATCACGGCGAAAGGCACGTAATCCGGGCTCTTGCGCGTGATAGCGAGGTTGCCAAGCCGGATGGCGGTCTGAACGGAACCCGGTCGGTCCACGACGAAAATACGCTGCTTCGTCTGTGGAGCGTACGCGGGCAGGCCGGCCTTCAGGGGCTCAGTACCCTTCTTCCAGTCGCCGAACGCCTTCTTGATCTTCGCGGCCATGACGTCGGCCTTCACGTCGCCAACCACGGCCACGATGGTGCGGTCCGGGCGATAGTAGGCGGCGTGGAACGCGGTAAGGTCGGCGGTGGTGAGCGCCTTGACCTGGTCCACGGTCGGCAGAACGCGGGCCGGCGGCGTATCACCATAGACGGCCTTCATCATCTGGACATCGGCGAGCGTCCCCGGATCGGTCTGGGCCCGCTCGAGGCCGGCCACGGTGCGGCGCTGGATCTTGACGAACTGGCTCTGGGGGAAGGTCGGATTGCGCACGATGTCGCGCATGAGGGCCAGCAAGGCATCGGTGTCCCTGGAGAGGCCAGACGACGACACGCCTGCCCGCTCGCCGCCCTGATCCGCGGAAGCGCTCAGCGAGCCGCCGAGGCGGTCCACCGCCGCGGCGATCCCTTCCGAAGTCCGGGTCTTCGTGCCCTCATCCAGCATGTTGGCCGTCATCGAAGCGAGGCCGGTCTTCTCGGCGGGCTCGAAGAACGATCCCGCCAGTATGCTCATGCTTATCGAGATCGTCGGCAGTTTGTGGTTTTCCAGCACGAGCAGCCGGAGGCCGTTCGGCAGGATGTAATGCTTCGGACGCGGGAAGCGCACGCGCAGGGTGGTCTTGGCGACGGGCGCACGGTTCTTGTATTCGACCTTGGCGGCCGGCGCCGCGGCCGTATCGCCCTGGGCGAACGCAGCGCCAACCGGAACCAACAGAAAGGCGGCAAGCGCCGATTTCAGAATTGTGTGTTTCATTGAGCACCCCCCCTGGCGGCGCCCGCCTCCGCGATGACCACGCTTCGGTTAGTACTGACGAGGTATTTGCGGGCCACTCGCTTCACATCCGCCGCGGTCACCGCGTAGAAGCGGGACAATTCGGTGTTGACGCGGTTCGGATCACCGTAGACAACGGCGCTTATCCCGATCGCCATCGCGCGGCCCAGAGACGTCCGGCGCCCTTCGATGGAGGACTGCAGGGCCTGGGTGCGCGCGGTCTGCATCTCTTCGTGGGTCACCCCGTCCTTCTGAATCTTCTGGATTTCGGCGTAGAGGGCTTTTTCGGCCTTCTCCACGCTCTGGCCGGGGCCGAAGGCCATGCGGAAAGAGAACAGGTCCGGGCCGCGCCCGGCGTTGGCGCCCGAGCTGACCGAAGTGCATACCTGCTGCTTCTCGACGAGAGACTGCCACAGCCGCGCCGACTTGCCGCCGGAGAGTATGCTGGACAGCATATCCAGGGCGGGCGCGTCCTTGTCATTCCCGTTCGGGATATGGTAGCCAGCGACGTAGGTGGGGAGCGGCGCGAGCTTGTCCTTATACGCTACCCGCCGCTCCGCCTTCTGGGGCGGTTCGCTCAGTGAAGGCAGAACGGGCTTCGGGCCGCGCTTGATCCTGCCGTAGTACTTCGCGATAAGGGCTTTCGCGCGGGCGGGATCGAAGTCGCCGGCGACACACAACACAGCATTGTTGGGCGCATAGAACGTGTGGAAGAACCGGCGCACGTAGGCCAGGTCGGCCCTGTTCAGATCGTCCATGGAGCCGATGGGGACGTGTTTGTACGGGGATTTTATGTACGCGAGATCCTGGAGGTGCTCGCCGATGGTGCCGTACGGTTGGTTCTCATAGCGCATGCGGCGTTCTTCCTTCACAACCGCGCGCTGGTTATCGAGGTTGACCTGGCTGACGTCCAGCGTGCCCATTCGGTCGGCTTCGAGGAACAGGGCGAGCTCCAACTGGTTGGCCGGGACGGTCTCATAGTAGACGGTGAAGTCGAACGACGTTCCGCCGTTCATCGTTCCGCCGTTGTCGATGACGAGCTGCGTGTGTTCGCCTTTGCCAACGTTCTTCGACCCCTGGAACATCATGTGCTCGAACAGATGGGCGAACCCGGTGCGGCCGGGCGGCTCGACGAACGAGCCAACGTTGTAAACGAGGTTCACCGACACGACCGGGGCGGTCGTGTCGCGGGAGAAAAACACGCGAAGGCCGTTGGGAAGCGTGTAGGAGGTATAGGCAACCTTCGGAACGTTCGGATCGGGTTTCGGAACCGAACGCGCGAACGCCGGTGTGAGGATCAGTACCGGCAGCACCCACAGTTGTGAGAAACGTCTCATAGATGATGGTCCCTTTCGGACAGGACCCGGGGCATCGCACGGCGGCGCCCCGGCGTCTGGCGGATGGCGACGAGCCCTGGTTGAGGGGCTCGCGAGTCCAGTATTTCAAGTATATTGGCGTTTTCAGCGGCCGGCGATGCAATGCAGCGCCCAGGCGGCGTGTTCGCGGACCAGGGGCTCCGGGTCGCTCTTCGCGCGTTCCAGCGCGGGGACGGCCCGAACATCTCGCAGATTGCCAAGCGCCACGCAGACATTCCGGAGGAACCCCCGACGCTTCGCGCGAAGGATGGGTGTCCCCCGGAAACGCTCGCGGAAGGCTGCCTCATCCATGGACAGGAAATCGATGAGATCCGGGGCATCGAGGTCGTGCCGCGCCTGGAGCGGCGATGCGGCAGGAGCCCATTTGTTGTGGGGGCAGACGTCCTGGCAGATATCGCACCCGAACACCATATTGCCGATGAGCGGACGGAGTTCCTCGGGGATGGAGCCTTTCAACTCGATCGTCAGGTAGGAGATGCACCGGCGCGCATCGAGTACGTACGGCCCCACGAACGCCCCTGTAGGGCACGCGTCCAGGCACCTCCGGCACGATCCGCAATGCTGCCCGATCGGCGGATCCGGCTCCAGCTCAACGTCCAGCAGCAGCTCGCCGAGGAAGTAGAACGAGCCCACGCCCGGGGTGATGAGGCACGTGTTCTTGCCGATCCAGCCCAGCCCGCCTGCCGCTGCGAGGTCGCGCTCCAGGATCGGCGCGGTATCCACATATCCGCGGCCGTTGGCGCCGGGATGCAGCGTCTTGACGAAGGCCAGAAGGGCGTTCAGGCGCGCCCACATCGCGTCGTGGTAGTCCTCGGACCGCGCGTAACGGCTGATCGGGCCGGGCGGCCCGACCGGTTGGGGCATGGCGACCACCACGGCAGACAACGCGCCGGGGAACAACCGTGACGGGTCCTCACGCCGTTCAGGGTCCTTCCCCATGTAGGCCATTTCGCCGTGGCGACCCTCTTCCAGCCAATCCGCGTACTCGCGCGCGTGGGCGGCCTCCTCTACCCGAGCGATCCGTGCCGCGGAAAAGCCCAGTTCGAGGCATTTCGCCTTGATTCGCTGGTCCGTATTCATCGAAGGTAACCTTATCAGGCAATCAGACGTAACGAAGGATGTCCGGCCGGATCCTCAGCCGGCCAGGCGCGCCGAAGGGACGGGTAATATGAGCGGTCCGCTACTGTTCTATATACCTCTGTTTGCCGTGGCGATGGTGGCCGCGGCCTTTAGGTCGGTCCTGTTCGGCAGGCATCGGTACGGCTACTCGACGCCCGCCTCCATGTGCTGTGGGTGCGTGATGGCAGCCATATTGCTTCCCGCGGCCATCGCCGGGCTCATTATGCTGTCAAAGATGTACCGGGCGTTTGAATGAACCGCGCAGGCGGAAACCGACGCGGCACTGAAGTACCGGTCTGAAGGGCGTTCGGCCAATCGCCCCGCGGACGACGGACGCGGGCGGCCTTCCCGTTATTCCTGGTCGGTACGTATCTGGTTCTCGCTCGGGATACCTCTGATTGAGCTTATATCGTCAGGCGCGCCTGAGCCAGACGGTCATCGGTCCGGCTTCGCGGTTGGCCCAGGCGTAGTATGGAATCGCGGTGACGCGGGCGGGTTTTGTTGGCAGCGGGCCACCCGCCGGGCGGTAGAGCGCACCTTCCCACGTGGAACGGTCGATGGCGGCGGCGTTGGCGCTGAGCGTTACGACGCTGTTCAGCAGGTCGGCGCGGAATGCCGTGTTCCATTCCGTCTCCGGCGATATGACCACGTCCCAGACATCGAAGCCGGGGTTGTCGACGGCTTCCAGGCAGTAGACCAGCGGCCCGCGCGTGATGGCCACGCGGTTGGTATCCGCCTCCACGTGCGGGTGGGCCTCCCAAACGCGCGCATCCATCGGCAGGTACAGGGCGATCACGTCACCGTCCGACCACGTTCTGGCCACCTCGGCGTAGCCGCCGGGAATGAGGGCCGCATCCGTCGGTTGGCCGTTCACGACCAGGCTTGCTCCCTCGCACCAATCCGGGATACGCAGGAAAATGCTGAACGCGGCGGGCGCATCCAGCCCGAGTTTCATCTCCACGGCTCCGTCCCACGGGTAGCGCGTGCGCGTATTCACTGTAACGGGAGCGCCATCGATCTCCGCATTCAGGCTGCCTTCCGCATAGAGGTTGACGTAGAGGCCGCCTGCGGACGTGCTGAAAAGGTAGCCGGGCAGTTCGGCGAGGAGGCGGGCCACGTTCGGCGGGCAGCACGCGCAGCCGAACCACTCGCTGCGGCGGTGCGTTCCACGGTCCGCGAGGGGGTTCTCGTAGAAATACGAATCGCCCGCGAGGCTCAGGCCGCTGAGGACGCCGTTGTACAGCGCGCGCTCCAGCACATCGGCGTATTTCGCGTCCGCTGTCAGCGCGAGGAACCTCGCGGCCCACATGACGAGCGCGATCGAGGCGCAGGTCTCGGCGTAGGCGCGGCTCGGCAATTCATAGGCGTCGCCGAACGCCTCACCGTCGTAGCGCGCTCCGGCGCCACCGGTGATGTACATCTTGCGCTGCGTCAGGTCGTCCCACAGCCGGTTCTGCGCTTCCAGGAGCGCGGGACTGCCGGTTTCCAGCACGATGTCCGCCACGCCCGCGTTCATATAGAGCATCCGCACCGCGTGGCCCACGTTTTCGTCGAGCGAGGCGTACGGGGCGTGATCCTGAAGATACGGGCTCCCGCCCAGCACCGCCGGTTTGCGGCCGCGCACGCTGATGAAGAACTCGGCCTGTCGCAGGTACCGCTCGTCGCCGGTGACGCGGTACAACTCAACCATCGCCATTTCGATTTCCTGATGGCCGCACGCGCCGGCCCGCTTGTCCGGACCGAACGTGTCCAGGATGTGGTCTGCCAGGCGGATGACGACGTTCAGCAGGCGGTCGTCACCGGTCGCCCGTTTGTGCGCCACGGCGGCCTGGATGAAGTGGCCGGCGCAGTACATCTCGTGCAGATCCTTCAGGTTCGTCCAGCGCTCCGCCTCCCTCTCGAACATGAAGTAGGTATCCAGGTAGCCGTCCGGCTGCTGGGCGGCCTCGATCTCAGCGGCGGCGAGGTCCACGATGCGCTGAAGGTCGGGATCCGGGTGGGTGCCGAGCGACCACGCGGCGGCTTCCAGCCATTTGTAGACGTCGGAGTCGTTGAAGTAGATGCCCTCGAAATCGATGCCCGTTTTCCGGCCGGAAGCGCGACGGAAGTTGTCGAGGCGCCCCGTTTTCTCGATCTGCTCGTACTGGCCGAACAAGGTCTTCGTGCGATTGAGCGCCATCCGGGGCTCCCAGAATGGGTCGCTCAGGCGTACGCAGGCCGGCGAGACCTGGGTCAGTTTCGCGTGGGGGCTCCGGGAGGTATCAACAACGGGGCGGGGGTTCATTTCTGTTTTCCTTTGTGCTGATATAGCAGTATCGAGCGCTCGCGGCCGCATCCGGCGTCGCGCGCGGCGAGTTCCATTGTGAATTGAGGCAGTTCGCGCTCCCATCGGTCCGAGCCGCCCGAGAGAAGGGCGAAGAACTCCGGCAGCGCGAAATACGGGCGGAAACCGTCCGTATGCGTGGCCACGATGTCGCCCGGCTCAAGGACGATCGAAGCCGTTTCGATGTATGATATCGCTTCCGGCTCACCGGTGAGGACGCCGTAGGTCACATCCGCCCCACCCGGCCGGAAATCGGGCTTGTTTCGCAGGTCGCGCCTGACATATACGCGGCGCGCGTCATCGAACGGCGCGGGGTTCTTCGCGAGGAACGCGGTCAAGCCGTCCAACTGATCGCGCGTGAGGTACGCAAGGCGACCATCGCGGATCACCGCGACGCCGCAATCGCCGATCCAGGCGATATCCAGCGTATCGCCGTCCACGCGGGCCAAAGCGGCGACGGCGCCGGCATAATCGTGCTTCAGGTAGTCGCACCGGCCGGTGATGCCGAGCGCATCATTCACGCGGGCGACGCCATCGTTGGCCTCGGCCAGAACGCGGTCCAGCGGATCGCCGCACAGCGCCGCCTGCAGCGCCAATCGGGCGACCGCGTCCGCGGCCGATGTTGCCGGCGACGGGTCGGGGTAGGGCGCTTCTCCCTGCCGGATGGCCTCCCAATCGCGCGTCACCCCGTCGGCGGCCACAAA harbors:
- the queG gene encoding tRNA epoxyqueuosine(34) reductase QueG, producing the protein MNTDQRIKAKCLELGFSAARIARVEEAAHAREYADWLEEGRHGEMAYMGKDPERREDPSRLFPGALSAVVVAMPQPVGPPGPISRYARSEDYHDAMWARLNALLAFVKTLHPGANGRGYVDTAPILERDLAAAGGLGWIGKNTCLITPGVGSFYFLGELLLDVELEPDPPIGQHCGSCRRCLDACPTGAFVGPYVLDARRCISYLTIELKGSIPEELRPLIGNMVFGCDICQDVCPHNKWAPAASPLQARHDLDAPDLIDFLSMDEAAFRERFRGTPILRAKRRGFLRNVCVALGNLRDVRAVPALERAKSDPEPLVREHAAWALHCIAGR
- a CDS encoding pitrilysin family protein, producing MKHTILKSALAAFLLVPVGAAFAQGDTAAAPAAKVEYKNRAPVAKTTLRVRFPRPKHYILPNGLRLLVLENHKLPTISISMSILAGSFFEPAEKTGLASMTANMLDEGTKTRTSEGIAAAVDRLGGSLSASADQGGERAGVSSSGLSRDTDALLALMRDIVRNPTFPQSQFVKIQRRTVAGLERAQTDPGTLADVQMMKAVYGDTPPARVLPTVDQVKALTTADLTAFHAAYYRPDRTIVAVVGDVKADVMAAKIKKAFGDWKKGTEPLKAGLPAYAPQTKQRIFVVDRPGSVQTAIRLGNLAITRKSPDYVPFAVMNRILGGGSSITSRLGQNIREAHGYTYDVRSTLDAPRYLGYWGAQTDVRNAVTQDTVKQFLYEFDRIVKQPVSTRELANAKRGMIGSFARALESPETILGRALDLVEFGLPADYWDKYPAAIDKVTKGDVQRVAAKYIRNLQIVAVGEKAAVSEALKPYGEIETP
- a CDS encoding pitrilysin family protein, which encodes MRRFSQLWVLPVLILTPAFARSVPKPDPNVPKVAYTSYTLPNGLRVFFSRDTTAPVVSVNLVYNVGSFVEPPGRTGFAHLFEHMMFQGSKNVGKGEHTQLVIDNGGTMNGGTSFDFTVYYETVPANQLELALFLEADRMGTLDVSQVNLDNQRAVVKEERRMRYENQPYGTIGEHLQDLAYIKSPYKHVPIGSMDDLNRADLAYVRRFFHTFYAPNNAVLCVAGDFDPARAKALIAKYYGRIKRGPKPVLPSLSEPPQKAERRVAYKDKLAPLPTYVAGYHIPNGNDKDAPALDMLSSILSGGKSARLWQSLVEKQQVCTSVSSGANAGRGPDLFSFRMAFGPGQSVEKAEKALYAEIQKIQKDGVTHEEMQTARTQALQSSIEGRRTSLGRAMAIGISAVVYGDPNRVNTELSRFYAVTAADVKRVARKYLVSTNRSVVIAEAGAARGGAQ
- a CDS encoding beta-L-arabinofuranosidase domain-containing protein; this encodes MNPRPVVDTSRSPHAKLTQVSPACVRLSDPFWEPRMALNRTKTLFGQYEQIEKTGRLDNFRRASGRKTGIDFEGIYFNDSDVYKWLEAAAWSLGTHPDPDLQRIVDLAAAEIEAAQQPDGYLDTYFMFEREAERWTNLKDLHEMYCAGHFIQAAVAHKRATGDDRLLNVVIRLADHILDTFGPDKRAGACGHQEIEMAMVELYRVTGDERYLRQAEFFISVRGRKPAVLGGSPYLQDHAPYASLDENVGHAVRMLYMNAGVADIVLETGSPALLEAQNRLWDDLTQRKMYITGGAGARYDGEAFGDAYELPSRAYAETCASIALVMWAARFLALTADAKYADVLERALYNGVLSGLSLAGDSYFYENPLADRGTHRRSEWFGCACCPPNVARLLAELPGYLFSTSAGGLYVNLYAEGSLNAEIDGAPVTVNTRTRYPWDGAVEMKLGLDAPAAFSIFLRIPDWCEGASLVVNGQPTDAALIPGGYAEVARTWSDGDVIALYLPMDARVWEAHPHVEADTNRVAITRGPLVYCLEAVDNPGFDVWDVVISPETEWNTAFRADLLNSVVTLSANAAAIDRSTWEGALYRPAGGPLPTKPARVTAIPYYAWANREAGPMTVWLRRA